The following are encoded in a window of Flavobacterium psychrotrophum genomic DNA:
- the lepA gene encoding translation elongation factor 4, producing the protein MKHIRNFCIIAHIDHGKSTLADRLLDATQTVTKRESQAQLLDNMDLERERGITIKSHAIQMEYTYKGQEYILNLIDTPGHVDFSYEVSRSIAACEGALLIVDAAQSIQAQTISNLYLALENDLEIIPVLNKIDLPSANPEEVSDDIVDLLGCRLEDIIPASGKTGLGVEDILAAIIERIPAPKGDPEEPLQALIFDSVYNPFRGIEVIFRVKNGSIKKGQKIKFMATGNEYYADEIGTLKLNQVPKQEVSAGDVGYLISGIKEAKEVKVGDTLTDAKNPTKNMVSGFEDVKPMVFAGIYPVDTEDYEELRNSMEKLQLNDASLVFAAESSAALGFGFRCGFLGMLHMEIIQERLEREFDMTVITTVPNVSYLAYTKKEPEKGLIVNNPSDLPEPSKLSHVEEPYIKATIITKADFVGNVMSLCIEKRGLITNQTYLTTERVELTFDMPLAEIVFDFYDRLKTVSKGYASFDYSPIGMRTSKLVRLDVLLNAQPVDALSALIHEDNAYNIGKKMCEKLKELIPRQQFDIPIQAAIGVKVISRETVKALRKDVTAKCYGGDISRKRKLLEKQKKGKKRMRQVGNVEIPQEAFMAVLKLND; encoded by the coding sequence ATGAAGCATATTAGGAATTTTTGCATTATTGCACATATTGACCACGGAAAAAGCACACTGGCAGACCGCCTGCTTGATGCCACGCAAACCGTTACCAAACGCGAAAGCCAGGCACAGCTGCTGGACAATATGGACCTGGAGCGTGAGCGCGGCATTACCATAAAAAGCCACGCCATACAAATGGAGTACACGTATAAGGGGCAGGAATATATCCTGAACCTTATTGACACCCCGGGCCACGTAGACTTCTCTTATGAGGTATCGCGTTCTATAGCCGCCTGCGAGGGTGCATTGCTTATTGTAGATGCTGCCCAGAGCATACAGGCACAAACTATAAGTAACCTGTACCTGGCACTGGAAAACGACCTGGAAATTATTCCTGTACTTAATAAAATTGACCTGCCAAGCGCCAACCCTGAAGAGGTAAGCGATGATATTGTAGACCTTTTGGGCTGCAGGCTTGAGGACATCATTCCGGCATCGGGCAAAACAGGCCTTGGTGTAGAAGACATACTTGCTGCCATTATAGAGCGCATTCCGGCACCTAAGGGCGACCCGGAAGAGCCGCTACAGGCACTTATATTTGACTCTGTATATAACCCGTTCCGTGGTATCGAGGTTATCTTCCGTGTTAAGAACGGATCGATAAAAAAAGGCCAGAAGATAAAATTCATGGCTACCGGCAATGAATATTATGCCGATGAGATTGGCACCCTGAAACTAAACCAGGTACCTAAGCAAGAGGTTAGCGCCGGAGACGTTGGCTACCTTATCTCAGGTATTAAAGAGGCTAAAGAAGTTAAGGTGGGCGATACGCTTACCGATGCTAAAAACCCTACCAAAAATATGGTAAGTGGTTTTGAAGATGTAAAGCCTATGGTATTTGCGGGTATTTACCCTGTAGATACTGAAGATTATGAAGAACTGCGCAACTCTATGGAGAAGCTACAGCTTAACGATGCTTCACTGGTTTTTGCTGCTGAAAGTTCGGCGGCACTGGGCTTTGGTTTCCGATGCGGATTCTTAGGGATGCTGCACATGGAAATTATCCAGGAACGTTTAGAGCGTGAGTTCGACATGACGGTTATTACTACGGTACCCAACGTATCGTACCTTGCATATACCAAGAAAGAGCCTGAAAAAGGCCTTATCGTAAACAACCCGAGCGACCTGCCTGAGCCGTCTAAACTAAGCCATGTAGAGGAGCCATATATTAAAGCAACGATTATTACCAAAGCTGACTTTGTGGGTAACGTTATGAGCCTTTGTATCGAAAAACGCGGACTGATTACTAACCAGACGTACCTTACTACAGAGCGTGTAGAGCTTACCTTTGATATGCCGCTTGCCGAGATTGTATTCGATTTTTACGACAGGCTAAAAACGGTATCTAAAGGATATGCTTCGTTTGACTACTCTCCTATAGGCATGCGTACTTCAAAACTTGTACGTCTTGATGTACTGCTAAACGCACAGCCTGTAGATGCACTGTCTGCCCTGATACACGAAGACAACGCCTACAACATTGGTAAAAAAATGTGCGAAAAGCTTAAGGAGCTTATCCCGCGCCAGCAGTTTGATATTCCTATCCAGGCAGCCATTGGTGTTAAGGTAATAAGCCGCGAAACCGTTAAGGCACTCCGCAAAGACGTTACCGCTAAGTGTTATGGTGGTGATATATCGCGTAAGCGTAAACTTCTTGAAAAACAGAAAAAAGGTAAAAAGCGTATGCGCCAGGTAGGCAACGTCGAGATACCGCAGGAAGCGTTTATGGCCGTGCTTAAGCTGAACGATTAA
- the porZ gene encoding type IX secretion system anionic LPS delivery protein PorZ: MKLRLTVALLLLTCFSFAQNQEWGSYFSYTNIVDIAQSNNRIYAASSNAMFSQNVTSGELKTITSVDGLKAEDVTAIFYSTTTQRILVGSSNGQLLVVNPDGSINNKIDIIQEATIPGNIKKINYIFENDGLAYLCCDFGIAVFNLRTLQFGDTYHLGPNGAEVAVSQAAILNGYIYAATSNGMRRGALNNPNLNDYSQWTTFLDGPWVNIVNYNGTLFCRHGNNLNTIYRIDGNATAYFGTTESNMVDLRESNGYLVATTPVRVNVYNSDLALYTQINTVGEPATFTCSGIVGQKIYIGTSDKGVFSVNMTNYAFLNITPNGPLRSSIFSLEKTPRAMWAVYGSYSFDYEPKLEKYGASKYTATGGWQNLSYDFLTRTGTTTQDVLGISDITVNPKDEKLVYLNSFGSGMLKLNDMVPEVLYRIGNSALENQTADPNSRSIRINGGTFDSEGNLWMTNSRIAKPLKKLNTSNQWSSYDFTDVIGQANLSKEEYGKMVIDRSNTKWIPGFTSGLIAYNENMGPKFMRITSDTGLPSDYVTCVALDNSSRLWIGTARGLRVIYSTSRFETEDKLEASQIIILEDGVAQELMYEQTIKDIEVDGANNKWIATADAGAFLVSPDGQATLYHFTKDNSPLPSNTVNDIAIDNATGEVFFATNKGMVSFKGTSTQGAGDLSGVYVYPNPVRPNFNGDVKITNLTDSANVKITDIEGNLVYEATSEGGTVLWNTTAFGKYKVRSGVYMIFISTEDATETAVKKVMVVR; the protein is encoded by the coding sequence ATGAAACTGAGACTCACCGTTGCCCTTTTATTGCTTACCTGTTTTAGCTTTGCCCAGAATCAGGAATGGGGGAGTTATTTTTCGTACACTAACATTGTAGACATTGCACAAAGTAATAATCGTATTTATGCTGCTTCGTCAAATGCTATGTTTTCTCAAAATGTAACATCGGGAGAGCTAAAAACAATAACCTCTGTAGACGGACTTAAAGCAGAAGATGTTACCGCTATATTTTATAGTACTACTACACAACGTATACTTGTAGGCAGCAGTAACGGGCAGTTGCTGGTTGTAAACCCTGATGGCAGCATTAATAATAAAATAGATATTATACAGGAGGCTACCATTCCCGGTAACATAAAAAAAATCAATTACATTTTTGAAAACGATGGTTTGGCTTACTTATGCTGCGATTTTGGAATTGCGGTGTTTAACCTTCGTACATTACAATTTGGAGATACTTACCATTTAGGTCCCAATGGGGCAGAGGTAGCCGTAAGCCAGGCGGCTATATTAAATGGCTACATATATGCCGCTACCTCTAACGGAATGCGTAGGGGGGCATTAAATAACCCTAACCTTAATGATTATAGCCAATGGACTACTTTTTTAGATGGGCCATGGGTTAATATTGTAAATTATAACGGTACACTTTTTTGCAGGCATGGTAACAACCTCAATACCATATATCGCATAGATGGCAATGCGACTGCATATTTTGGAACTACAGAATCTAATATGGTAGACCTGCGTGAAAGTAATGGCTACCTGGTTGCTACTACACCGGTACGTGTAAATGTGTATAACAGCGATTTAGCCTTATACACCCAGATAAACACGGTTGGCGAGCCGGCTACCTTTACCTGTTCGGGCATTGTAGGGCAAAAAATTTACATAGGCACGTCAGATAAAGGGGTGTTTTCTGTAAATATGACTAATTACGCATTCCTGAATATTACCCCAAACGGCCCGCTGCGCAGCAGTATTTTTTCGCTCGAAAAAACGCCCAGGGCTATGTGGGCGGTGTATGGGAGTTATTCGTTTGATTATGAGCCCAAGCTTGAAAAATACGGAGCCAGCAAATATACAGCTACCGGAGGCTGGCAAAACCTTTCTTATGATTTTCTTACCCGTACGGGCACTACTACACAGGATGTTTTGGGTATTAGCGACATTACTGTAAATCCTAAAGATGAAAAATTGGTTTACCTTAACTCTTTTGGGTCGGGTATGCTAAAGCTTAATGATATGGTGCCGGAGGTGTTGTATCGTATAGGAAACAGTGCCCTGGAAAACCAAACCGCAGACCCCAATAGCAGGAGCATAAGGATTAACGGCGGTACCTTTGACAGTGAAGGTAACCTATGGATGACCAACTCCCGTATTGCAAAACCATTAAAAAAGCTTAACACAAGTAACCAATGGTCGTCTTATGATTTTACCGATGTTATAGGCCAGGCAAACCTTTCTAAAGAAGAGTATGGCAAGATGGTTATAGACCGCAGCAATACAAAATGGATTCCCGGTTTTACCTCGGGCCTTATAGCGTATAACGAAAATATGGGGCCTAAGTTTATGCGTATTACCAGCGATACCGGCCTGCCGTCTGATTATGTTACCTGTGTGGCTCTGGATAACAGTAGCCGCCTGTGGATAGGTACGGCGCGCGGCCTGCGTGTTATATATAGTACGTCGCGTTTTGAAACCGAAGACAAATTAGAGGCTTCGCAGATTATTATACTGGAAGATGGTGTAGCACAAGAGCTAATGTATGAGCAGACCATTAAAGATATAGAGGTAGATGGTGCCAATAATAAATGGATCGCTACTGCCGATGCCGGTGCTTTCCTTGTATCGCCTGACGGACAGGCTACCTTATACCATTTTACCAAAGATAACTCTCCGCTACCCAGTAACACTGTTAATGATATTGCAATAGATAATGCTACAGGTGAGGTGTTTTTTGCTACAAATAAGGGTATGGTGTCTTTTAAAGGCACATCTACCCAGGGTGCAGGCGACCTTAGCGGTGTTTATGTGTACCCTAACCCGGTGCGCCCTAACTTTAACGGCGATGTAAAAATTACTAATCTTACTGATAGTGCTAACGTAAAGATTACCGACATTGAAGGAAACCTTGTTTACGAGGCCACCAGCGAAGGTGGAACGGTGTTGTGGAATACCACGGCCTTTGGTAAATATAAAGTGCGTAGCGGCGTTTATATGATCTTTATTTCTACCGAAGATGCTACCGAAACTGCCGTTAAAAAGGTAATGGTGGTAAGGTAA
- a CDS encoding cystathionine gamma-synthase — translation MKFNTKTIHGGQHHDPSTGAVMPPVYQTSTFAQKSPGVHTGYEYSRAANPTRTALENALASIENGVRGLAFSSGLAATDTVMKLLKPGDEVIAMDDLYGGTYRMFTRIYQDYGIKFHFVDMNDTEKFRSLINENTKLVWVETPTNPLMKLADIGAIAQITKEKSILFAVDNTFATPYLQRPLDMGADIVMHSATKYLGGHSDVIAGALIVKDESLGEKLHFAQFATGGTLGPQDSYLVLRGIKTLHIRMERHSFNGQKVAEYLQSHPKVDKVFYPGLESHPYYEIAKKQMTGGFGGMVSFTFKGGEKADAIKFLESVEVFTLAESLGGVESLANHPALMTHASIPEPKRKEIGITDDLVRLSVGIEDIDDLIADIEQAFNA, via the coding sequence ATGAAATTTAACACAAAAACCATACACGGTGGCCAGCATCACGACCCTTCTACAGGGGCTGTTATGCCACCCGTTTACCAAACGTCTACTTTTGCCCAAAAGAGCCCTGGTGTGCATACCGGTTATGAGTACAGCCGTGCGGCAAATCCTACACGTACCGCGCTTGAAAATGCACTTGCCAGCATAGAGAACGGCGTGCGAGGCCTTGCCTTTTCGTCTGGCCTTGCTGCGACAGATACGGTTATGAAACTGCTAAAGCCCGGCGATGAGGTTATAGCCATGGACGACCTTTATGGTGGTACTTACCGTATGTTTACCCGCATTTACCAGGACTACGGTATTAAATTCCACTTTGTGGATATGAATGATACCGAAAAGTTTCGCAGCCTTATTAATGAGAATACGAAACTGGTTTGGGTAGAAACCCCAACAAACCCGTTAATGAAACTGGCCGATATTGGAGCCATCGCACAAATAACCAAAGAAAAGAGTATACTGTTTGCGGTAGATAATACCTTTGCAACGCCATACCTGCAACGCCCTTTAGATATGGGTGCCGATATTGTAATGCACAGTGCTACTAAATACCTTGGCGGCCATAGCGATGTTATTGCAGGAGCACTTATTGTTAAAGATGAGTCGCTGGGAGAGAAACTGCATTTTGCACAGTTTGCTACAGGCGGTACACTTGGCCCGCAGGATTCTTATCTGGTACTGCGTGGTATCAAGACGTTGCACATCCGTATGGAGCGCCACAGCTTTAACGGACAAAAAGTTGCCGAGTATTTACAAAGCCATCCTAAAGTAGACAAGGTGTTTTATCCCGGGCTTGAAAGCCACCCATATTATGAAATTGCCAAAAAGCAAATGACGGGCGGTTTTGGCGGTATGGTATCGTTTACCTTTAAAGGTGGTGAAAAAGCCGATGCGATCAAATTTCTGGAGAGTGTTGAAGTGTTTACACTTGCCGAATCGCTTGGTGGTGTAGAATCACTGGCTAACCACCCGGCGTTGATGACACATGCTTCTATCCCTGAGCCAAAGCGTAAAGAGATAGGCATTACAGATGACCTTGTGCGCCTTAGTGTAGGTATTGAGGATATTGATGATCTTATTGCCGATATTGAGCAGGCTTTTAACGCTTAG
- a CDS encoding DUF3298 and DUF4163 domain-containing protein — translation MKRSLILLMALTLLSACKKDKEENPETTSSQDSIAQPEAMTFGSKMYREKSKLPGKEPVTYVSIDVPEADNKDAVSDSINNKIFHVVRSIVYFGEKPTNAKSYQELMDSFIGSYDNFKKQYPDEDVPWEAKIKATIEYQTDSIINIKLNNYMFTGGAHGYEGNRSLLFDAKTGHSLTRKDIFKDEKGFTALAEKKFREKFKIPAGKNINATGLFFPNDKFILPEAIFINKNGILLYYNAVEVGSFADGAKEIEIPYSEAKAFLK, via the coding sequence ATGAAACGCTCCCTTATACTCTTAATGGCACTTACACTGCTAAGTGCCTGTAAGAAAGACAAAGAAGAAAACCCGGAAACCACATCATCTCAGGACAGCATAGCCCAGCCAGAAGCAATGACCTTTGGCAGTAAGATGTACCGCGAAAAATCTAAACTACCCGGAAAAGAACCTGTAACCTATGTAAGCATTGATGTGCCTGAAGCAGATAATAAAGATGCAGTGTCTGACAGTATAAACAATAAGATATTCCATGTAGTGCGCAGCATTGTATACTTTGGCGAAAAGCCTACCAATGCCAAGAGCTACCAGGAACTGATGGATTCTTTTATAGGGTCTTACGACAACTTTAAAAAACAGTACCCTGATGAAGATGTGCCGTGGGAAGCAAAAATTAAAGCTACAATTGAGTACCAAACGGACAGTATTATAAACATAAAGCTGAACAACTATATGTTTACCGGCGGTGCTCATGGCTATGAAGGTAACCGTTCGTTATTGTTTGATGCAAAAACGGGACACTCGCTTACGCGCAAAGATATCTTTAAAGATGAAAAAGGCTTTACCGCCCTTGCCGAAAAGAAATTCCGTGAAAAGTTTAAGATACCCGCAGGTAAGAACATTAATGCAACAGGCCTGTTCTTCCCTAACGATAAATTTATACTACCGGAAGCCATCTTTATCAATAAGAATGGCATCCTGCTGTATTATAATGCTGTAGAAGTTGGCTCTTTTGCCGATGGTGCTAAAGAAATAGAAATTCCATACAGCGAAGCAAAGGCTTTTCTTAAGTAA